A genomic segment from Thermostichus lividus PCC 6715 encodes:
- the cphA gene encoding cyanophycin synthetase yields MKILKLQTLRGPNYWSIRRHKLIVMRLDLEEVANTPSNQIPGFVDGLVRVLPSLYNHFCSLGHEGGFLTRLREGTYLGHVVEHVALELQELAGMPVGFGRTRETATAGIYQVVFEYQNEEAGRYAGRAAVRLCQSIIDTGTYPQRELDQDLADLRDFKASASLGPSTEAIVREAEARNIPWFELSSRSLIQLGYGAKSHRMQATLSDRSSILAVELAGDKEGAKRLLRDAGIPVPKGTVVRYVEDLPEAIADIGGYPIVMKPLDGNHGRGITIDINSAAQAEQAFEIASSVSKSVIVERYHPGRDFRVLVVNGKVVAVAERVPAHVIGDGRSTIEELIERTNSDPQRGDGHDNILTRIEINHDTWSLLEKQGYSLNTVLPAGEVCYLRATANLSTGGIAVDRTDEIHPQNVWICQRAARIIGLDIAGIDVVTPDISRPLPEVGGVIVEVNAAPGFRMHTNPSQGIARNVAEPVLNMLFPPGTSCRIPIFAITGTNGKTTTTRLIAHICKQTGQTVGYTTTDGIYIGDYLVEKGDTTGPQSAQLILQDPTVEVAVLETARGGILRSGLGFDHCDVGVVLNVQADHLGIGDIDTVEQLADLKAVVVESAWPNGYAVLNADDPLVAGMARQVKAQVAYFSMEPHNPVIKQHIQQGGLAAVYENGYLSILKGDWTLRIEQAENVPITLGGRANFMIANALAASLAAFAQGISIEHIRAALTTFRTSVEQTPGRMNLFDLGAFSVLVDYAHNPAGYEAVGEFVQKWPGQRIGVVGGPGDRRDQDLEQLGELSAKIFDWIIIKEDDDTRGRPRGDAANWIERGLHHHSVRRQYEIIHDEVAAIQFALDRAPQGALVVILPADVTRTIQLIHQHHQRLKETTTNGFHPPAEVPVKSPTDLNPSSL; encoded by the coding sequence ATGAAAATTCTCAAACTACAAACGCTGCGAGGGCCAAACTATTGGAGCATTCGTCGCCATAAGCTCATTGTGATGCGTTTGGATTTAGAAGAGGTGGCCAATACACCCTCCAACCAAATTCCGGGGTTTGTGGATGGGTTGGTGCGGGTGTTACCAAGTCTCTACAATCACTTTTGTTCCCTTGGCCACGAAGGTGGTTTTTTGACACGGTTGCGGGAAGGCACCTACCTTGGCCATGTGGTCGAGCATGTTGCCCTTGAGCTTCAGGAACTGGCGGGGATGCCCGTTGGCTTTGGCCGTACCCGGGAAACCGCAACTGCAGGAATTTATCAAGTTGTCTTTGAATATCAAAACGAAGAAGCCGGACGCTATGCAGGTCGGGCAGCGGTGCGCCTGTGTCAGAGCATTATTGACACAGGTACCTACCCCCAGCGGGAACTGGATCAAGACTTAGCAGATTTACGGGACTTCAAGGCCAGTGCCTCCCTAGGCCCAAGTACCGAGGCCATTGTCCGTGAAGCCGAGGCACGTAATATTCCATGGTTTGAACTCAGTAGCCGCTCTCTGATTCAATTGGGCTATGGTGCCAAAAGCCACCGGATGCAGGCTACCCTGAGCGATCGCAGCAGTATTCTGGCCGTTGAACTCGCCGGGGACAAAGAAGGGGCAAAGCGTCTCCTGCGGGATGCGGGAATCCCCGTTCCCAAGGGTACCGTTGTCCGTTATGTTGAAGACCTACCCGAGGCGATCGCCGACATTGGTGGCTACCCCATTGTCATGAAACCCCTTGATGGCAATCATGGTCGCGGCATCACCATCGACATCAACTCTGCTGCTCAGGCCGAACAAGCCTTTGAAATTGCCAGTAGTGTTTCTAAATCCGTCATTGTTGAGCGCTACCATCCGGGGCGCGACTTCCGGGTGCTGGTCGTCAACGGCAAAGTCGTAGCCGTGGCGGAGCGCGTGCCTGCCCACGTCATTGGCGATGGTCGCTCCACCATTGAAGAACTCATTGAGCGCACCAATAGCGATCCACAGCGGGGGGATGGTCACGATAATATCCTCACCCGCATTGAAATCAATCACGATACTTGGAGCCTCCTCGAAAAACAGGGGTATAGCTTAAATACAGTGCTGCCAGCTGGGGAGGTGTGCTATTTACGCGCGACCGCCAATCTGAGTACCGGCGGAATTGCCGTGGATCGCACCGATGAAATTCACCCCCAAAATGTTTGGATTTGCCAGCGTGCCGCTCGGATTATTGGTTTAGATATTGCTGGGATTGATGTGGTCACGCCCGATATTTCCCGCCCGCTGCCAGAGGTGGGTGGTGTCATTGTTGAAGTGAATGCCGCTCCTGGGTTTCGGATGCACACTAACCCCAGCCAAGGGATTGCCCGCAACGTGGCGGAGCCGGTATTGAATATGCTCTTTCCGCCGGGAACCTCCTGCCGCATTCCCATCTTTGCCATTACCGGCACCAACGGCAAAACCACCACCACCCGTCTAATTGCCCACATTTGCAAGCAAACCGGCCAGACTGTTGGCTACACCACCACCGATGGCATCTACATTGGCGATTACTTAGTGGAAAAGGGAGATACCACCGGTCCCCAAAGCGCACAGCTCATTCTCCAAGATCCAACCGTGGAGGTGGCTGTCCTGGAAACAGCGCGGGGCGGCATTTTACGCTCTGGGCTGGGGTTTGACCACTGCGATGTTGGCGTGGTGCTCAATGTTCAGGCGGATCACCTTGGCATTGGCGACATTGATACGGTGGAGCAGTTGGCAGACTTAAAAGCAGTAGTGGTGGAGTCGGCGTGGCCCAATGGCTATGCGGTTCTCAATGCCGATGATCCCCTGGTGGCTGGTATGGCACGCCAAGTCAAAGCTCAGGTGGCCTATTTTTCCATGGAACCCCATAACCCCGTGATTAAACAGCACATTCAGCAGGGGGGGTTAGCCGCAGTCTATGAAAATGGCTATCTTTCGATTTTGAAAGGGGATTGGACCCTACGCATTGAACAGGCGGAAAATGTGCCCATTACCCTCGGTGGTCGGGCAAACTTTATGATTGCCAATGCCCTTGCCGCCAGTTTAGCGGCATTTGCCCAAGGGATTAGTATCGAGCATATTCGCGCGGCCTTGACCACCTTCCGCACTTCTGTGGAGCAAACCCCCGGACGGATGAACCTTTTTGACCTAGGGGCGTTTAGCGTTTTGGTGGACTATGCCCATAACCCTGCGGGGTACGAAGCGGTGGGCGAGTTTGTGCAAAAGTGGCCGGGTCAACGGATTGGCGTGGTGGGTGGCCCCGGCGATCGCCGCGATCAAGACCTCGAGCAACTGGGGGAATTATCCGCCAAAATCTTTGACTGGATCATTATCAAAGAAGACGATGACACCCGCGGTCGGCCTCGTGGAGATGCAGCAAACTGGATTGAGCGCGGTCTGCACCACCACAGTGTTCGCCGCCAGTACGAGATCATTCACGATGAAGTTGCTGCGATTCAATTTGCCCTCGATCGCGCCCCCCAAGGGGCATTAGTGGTCATTTTACCGGCGGATGTGACCCGTACCATTCAGTTAATTCACCAGCACCATCAGCGGCTGAAAGAGACGACCACTAATGGCTTCCATCCTCCAGCAGAGGTGCCCGTTAAGTCCCCTACGGATCTCAATCCTTCCAGCCTTTGA
- a CDS encoding YaaW family protein — protein MDELRAALELATEEELQDLTEILFRRRLNPLDYLNTPDPIAVQAQDRQAWLDHIEARFRFLAADGLTVLTGKTQQISYRQTLMRVCRYLNIKFSPSWTVSELEIEIFLGLLQRMWAKLPTRDRNVLADQIQASLPELRHGHPISLETVRLILEGGAAIALTPVMRTLVVQQVVRQCVLQLAGRKLPMTPLVTQSVAAGAAKFALGRSMLAFVGTALWVWFVADLGWRAIATNYSRIIPTIFAIAQIRLLRGHNETQWAIA, from the coding sequence ATGGATGAACTAAGGGCTGCGCTCGAATTAGCCACTGAGGAGGAGTTACAAGACCTAACGGAAATTTTGTTCCGACGGCGGCTGAACCCCCTTGACTACCTCAATACTCCCGACCCCATTGCAGTACAGGCGCAGGATCGTCAGGCATGGCTGGATCACATTGAAGCCCGCTTCCGCTTCTTGGCAGCAGATGGGCTAACAGTGCTTACGGGCAAGACGCAGCAAATTAGCTATCGTCAAACGTTGATGCGGGTTTGTCGCTACCTAAACATTAAGTTCTCTCCGAGTTGGACGGTCTCTGAATTAGAAATTGAGATTTTCTTGGGCTTATTGCAGCGGATGTGGGCAAAGCTGCCAACTCGCGATCGCAACGTCCTCGCCGATCAAATTCAAGCGTCGCTTCCCGAGCTACGCCATGGCCATCCTATTTCTCTAGAAACAGTTCGGCTGATTCTTGAGGGGGGGGCCGCCATTGCGCTTACGCCAGTCATGCGTACTCTTGTGGTGCAGCAGGTGGTTCGCCAGTGTGTCCTCCAGCTTGCAGGGCGGAAGTTGCCCATGACCCCCCTTGTGACCCAAAGTGTAGCTGCCGGAGCAGCGAAGTTTGCCCTTGGCCGCAGTATGTTGGCCTTTGTGGGAACGGCGCTATGGGTTTGGTTTGTGGCGGATCTGGGCTGGCGGGCGATCGCCACCAACTATAGTCGCATTATTCCTACAATTTTTGCCATTGCCCAAATTCGGCTCCTCCGGGGGCATAACGAAACTCAATGGGCGATCGCCTAG
- a CDS encoding STAS domain-containing protein produces the protein MSTVDVIKLSGILGGSQAQELRQAVSEQAQAGVQVLLLDCSNVTFVDSSGLGALVVALKTLRAAGGQLYLCGIPKQMMMLFELTSMDKVFHILKDEEEFNTRIRPQYEGG, from the coding sequence ATGAGTACTGTTGATGTTATCAAGCTCTCGGGTATTTTGGGTGGCTCTCAAGCGCAGGAACTCCGACAAGCTGTGAGTGAGCAGGCGCAGGCGGGGGTTCAAGTCCTCCTGCTTGACTGTAGCAATGTTACGTTTGTTGATAGCTCTGGCTTAGGTGCCCTTGTGGTTGCCCTGAAAACCTTGCGAGCAGCAGGGGGGCAGCTTTACCTCTGTGGTATTCCCAAGCAGATGATGATGCTCTTTGAACTGACCAGCATGGATAAGGTATTTCACATTCTCAAAGATGAGGAGGAGTTTAATACCCGCATTCGCCCTCAGTACGAGGGCGGCTGA
- the polA gene encoding DNA polymerase I, producing MSAPTLLLIDGHSLAFRAYYAFSKGRDGGLRTSTGIPTSVCFGFLKTLLEILEQQPSEHVAIAFDLAEPTFRHGVDENYKAGRAETPEEFIVDVENLQALLRALRLPLLTCAGYEADDVIGTVAHRLRQQGWRVTIVSGDRDLFQLIDRDGLVQVMYLSTHQGSKARPELFDAVKVQQKMGVWPEQIVDYKALCGDTSDRIPGIKGIGPKTAVQLLSQYPTLEAIYAHLSEIKPASLKAKLTTGEADARHSQTLAQIVLDVPLTLDLNHLRLSPFDWPALDHLLNRLEFRALRMQLQDLHLRLGGTLAEMELAPDEPEQTWFFSAEETPAPLQVQLIETPEQLSALINTLEACTDTAHPVAWDTETTGLSPRDATLVGIGCCWGAAADQVAYLPLGHKAGTNLPLAETLEALRPILENDRYPKVLQNAKFDRLVLRFQGIQLQGVVFDTMLASYVLNPEASHNLKDICQRYLPIQSQRYRSLVGKDQTLADLSPAAVAQYCGLDVYATYLLKDKLEADLTPRLRQLLLEVELPLEPILAEMEATGIRIDSDYLRHLSQDIDAQLNTIQQQAWELVGTPFNLASPKQLSELLFGTLGLDTKKTHKTKLGYSTDAATLEKLQGDHPIIDLVLAYRTLAKLKSTYVDVLPTLVRPDTGRVHTDFNQAVTATGRLSSSNPNLQNIPIRTEFSRQIRKAFVPEPGNLMVAADYSQIELRILAHLSQEPELVGAYQRGEDVHRLTAQFLLEKTEITASDRRLGKIINFGIIYGMGAQRFAREAGVSVADAKAFIQRFYERYPGVFGYLRQMERLALSQGYVETILGRRRYFQFESQELQQLRGTSPEEIATLDTSQLNMTNYERGLLRAAANAPIQGSSADIIKCAMVKLAPLLKSQQAQLLLQVHDELVLEMPPRAWEQLQVQIPQIMTTVVPLSVPLQVDIYAAANWLEAK from the coding sequence ATGTCTGCACCAACCCTTCTACTCATTGACGGTCACTCCCTTGCCTTTCGTGCCTACTATGCCTTTAGTAAAGGTCGTGATGGTGGCTTGCGCACCTCCACAGGCATCCCCACCAGTGTCTGTTTTGGCTTCTTGAAGACCCTGCTAGAGATTCTCGAGCAGCAGCCCTCCGAGCACGTGGCGATCGCCTTTGACTTGGCAGAACCCACCTTTCGCCATGGGGTGGATGAAAATTACAAGGCAGGCCGTGCCGAAACCCCCGAAGAGTTTATTGTTGATGTTGAGAACTTACAGGCTCTACTGAGGGCACTGCGTCTTCCCCTCCTCACCTGTGCGGGGTATGAAGCGGATGATGTCATTGGTACGGTGGCGCATCGGTTGCGGCAGCAGGGGTGGCGAGTCACCATTGTCAGTGGCGATCGCGACCTCTTTCAACTGATAGATCGCGATGGCCTCGTGCAGGTCATGTACCTCAGTACGCACCAAGGCAGTAAAGCACGCCCCGAGCTGTTTGATGCTGTTAAAGTGCAGCAGAAAATGGGGGTCTGGCCGGAGCAAATTGTGGACTACAAAGCCCTCTGTGGGGATACCTCCGATCGCATTCCCGGCATTAAGGGAATTGGCCCCAAAACTGCCGTGCAACTCCTGAGCCAGTATCCAACCCTAGAGGCTATCTATGCGCACCTCAGCGAGATTAAACCCGCCAGCCTAAAGGCCAAGTTAACCACAGGCGAGGCAGACGCACGGCACTCCCAAACGTTGGCGCAAATTGTCCTTGATGTGCCACTCACCTTAGACCTCAACCACCTCCGCCTCAGCCCCTTTGACTGGCCTGCCTTGGATCACCTCTTAAACCGCTTGGAGTTTCGCGCTCTGCGGATGCAATTGCAAGACTTGCACCTGCGCTTGGGGGGCACCCTTGCCGAGATGGAACTAGCGCCTGACGAGCCTGAGCAAACATGGTTTTTCAGTGCCGAGGAGACCCCTGCGCCTTTGCAGGTACAGTTAATCGAGACCCCCGAACAGTTGAGCGCCCTGATCAACACCCTCGAAGCCTGCACGGATACCGCACATCCGGTAGCGTGGGATACGGAAACCACCGGCCTGAGTCCGCGCGATGCAACGCTAGTGGGGATTGGCTGCTGCTGGGGTGCCGCTGCGGATCAGGTGGCCTACTTGCCCTTAGGCCACAAAGCGGGTACGAACCTCCCCTTGGCCGAGACCCTAGAGGCGCTCAGGCCAATTCTGGAGAACGATCGCTACCCAAAGGTGTTGCAAAATGCCAAATTCGATCGTCTGGTGCTGCGCTTCCAAGGGATTCAGCTCCAAGGCGTTGTCTTTGATACCATGCTGGCCAGCTACGTCCTCAATCCTGAAGCCAGCCATAACCTCAAGGACATTTGCCAGCGCTACCTACCCATTCAATCCCAACGCTATCGATCGCTCGTCGGTAAAGATCAGACCCTTGCGGATCTGAGTCCAGCGGCAGTGGCTCAGTACTGTGGCTTGGATGTGTACGCCACCTACCTGCTCAAAGATAAACTAGAGGCGGATCTCACCCCGCGCCTACGGCAACTACTGCTAGAGGTGGAGCTCCCCCTAGAGCCGATCTTAGCGGAGATGGAAGCCACAGGGATCCGCATTGACAGCGACTACCTACGGCATCTCTCCCAGGACATTGACGCGCAACTGAATACCATTCAGCAGCAAGCATGGGAGCTGGTAGGGACACCCTTTAACTTGGCCTCCCCTAAGCAGTTAAGTGAGCTACTGTTTGGCACCCTAGGGTTAGACACCAAAAAGACCCATAAAACTAAACTGGGATACTCCACCGATGCTGCCACCCTAGAAAAGCTGCAAGGCGATCATCCAATCATTGATCTGGTGTTGGCGTACCGCACCTTAGCGAAACTGAAATCCACCTATGTCGATGTCTTACCCACCCTAGTGCGACCAGACACCGGTCGGGTGCACACAGACTTTAACCAAGCCGTCACGGCCACGGGTCGCCTCTCCTCCTCCAATCCTAACCTGCAAAATATTCCCATCCGCACCGAGTTTAGTCGCCAAATTCGCAAAGCCTTTGTGCCAGAGCCGGGGAACCTGATGGTGGCGGCGGACTATTCACAGATTGAGTTGCGGATCCTTGCCCACCTCAGCCAAGAGCCAGAACTCGTGGGTGCCTATCAGCGGGGAGAGGATGTGCACCGCTTAACCGCTCAGTTTTTGCTAGAAAAGACGGAGATTACCGCCAGCGATCGCCGCCTCGGCAAAATTATTAACTTTGGCATCATCTACGGCATGGGTGCCCAGCGCTTTGCCCGCGAAGCGGGGGTGAGTGTGGCGGATGCTAAGGCGTTCATCCAGCGCTTTTATGAACGCTATCCCGGTGTCTTTGGCTATCTGCGGCAGATGGAGCGGCTGGCGCTCAGCCAAGGCTATGTAGAAACTATCCTAGGCCGTCGCCGCTATTTTCAGTTCGAGAGTCAGGAACTCCAGCAGTTGCGCGGCACCTCGCCAGAGGAGATAGCCACCCTTGACACCAGTCAACTAAACATGACGAACTATGAGCGGGGATTGCTGCGAGCCGCTGCCAATGCCCCCATTCAAGGCTCCAGTGCCGACATTATTAAGTGTGCCATGGTTAAACTGGCGCCCCTGCTCAAGAGCCAGCAGGCGCAGTTACTCCTGCAAGTTCACGACGAATTGGTGCTGGAAATGCCGCCAAGGGCTTGGGAGCAGCTACAGGTGCAAATTCCGCAAATCATGACAACCGTGGTTCCCCTGAGTGTACCTCTCCAGGTGGACATCTACGCCGCAGCAAACTGGCTGGAGGCCAAATAG
- a CDS encoding HAS-barrel domain-containing protein — MPRRSPTPTLAPFAEVVQTATDHVIAQCYQPPTLDFAQVPALGSWVWIPEGDRHIYGVVAYAVTAPIDTIHRATALGLSLEQLRQEQPHIFAMLKTEVTIGIVGFQEHARSYPHLPPQPPQMHQQVYTCDPSVVLAFSEQLTFLRTLLTLNYGPGDALIAATLRHLYQLRGGDRPWLVQAAQLLSRLLKDDYDRLRGILEQVYL; from the coding sequence ATGCCACGGCGATCGCCCACCCCAACACTGGCTCCCTTTGCCGAGGTGGTGCAAACAGCAACGGATCACGTTATTGCCCAGTGCTATCAACCACCCACGCTCGATTTTGCACAAGTCCCCGCTCTGGGCAGTTGGGTCTGGATTCCGGAGGGCGATCGCCACATTTACGGCGTGGTGGCCTACGCCGTGACGGCTCCCATTGACACCATTCATCGTGCCACCGCCCTAGGGCTATCCTTAGAGCAACTCCGCCAAGAGCAGCCCCACATTTTTGCCATGCTAAAAACGGAGGTCACCATCGGTATTGTGGGTTTTCAGGAGCACGCGCGTAGCTATCCTCACTTGCCGCCACAGCCACCGCAAATGCACCAACAGGTCTATACCTGTGACCCAAGTGTAGTGCTTGCGTTTAGCGAACAGTTAACGTTTTTGCGCACCCTGCTCACCCTTAACTATGGGCCAGGGGATGCCCTCATTGCCGCTACTCTGCGGCACCTTTACCAGTTACGGGGGGGCGATCGCCCATGGCTCGTACAAGCGGCGCAACTGTTGAGTCGGCTCCTCAAGGATGACTACGATCGCCTGCGGGGGATTCTCGAACAGGTGTATCTTTAG
- a CDS encoding NAD(P)H dehydrogenase subunit NdhS translates to MPVDTVLTILPGMTVQVTNPNDTYYQFQGIVQRVTDGKAAVLFEGGNWDKLVTFRLAELTPVTVQKGKK, encoded by the coding sequence ATGCCAGTGGATACAGTGCTAACCATTTTGCCGGGGATGACGGTGCAAGTCACCAATCCTAACGATACCTACTACCAGTTCCAAGGCATTGTCCAGCGGGTCACCGATGGCAAAGCTGCCGTGCTTTTTGAGGGGGGGAACTGGGATAAGTTAGTGACCTTTCGCTTAGCAGAGTTAACACCTGTGACGGTGCAAAAAGGGAAAAAGTAG
- a CDS encoding RNA-guided endonuclease InsQ/TnpB family protein, translating to MFGCQQVLLNPNNELKGVMEFVCSEANKLTNQGIYYARQLHFKTGQWIGKHSLSYEYKTSKHFQALYSQAAQQTLISVYESFKSYRTLLKLWQGGELAEKPRMPNYRKKGGLAVVSYPKQALKLVDGMIRVPLGQLVKVWFQIDSFTVPMPSNLKFEDIKELRILPRNGCFYTEFVYRLNPVQIDVDPMRVLGIDSGLNNWLTCVSNVETSFIVDGLHLKSLNRWYNKQIAKLKEGKPQGFWSKRLAQLTEKRNRQIRDAVNKAARIVIDHCTRNRIGRIVFGWNPRQKDGSNLGKKTNQKFVQIPTARLKERIAQLAEQYGIEFVETEESYTSQASFVDGDFLPTFGEKPDSWKSSGKRTKRGLFRTAQNWYINADCNGAANILRKVATMLGLSLSGVGRGSLTAPTRIKLWVTAQGKSEATRLQPVA from the coding sequence ATGTTTGGATGTCAGCAAGTTTTGCTCAACCCCAATAACGAACTTAAGGGGGTGATGGAATTTGTCTGCTCTGAGGCAAACAAGCTAACCAATCAGGGCATCTACTATGCTCGTCAACTGCACTTTAAGACCGGGCAGTGGATTGGCAAGCATAGCCTGAGTTACGAATACAAGACCAGTAAGCACTTCCAAGCTCTTTACTCCCAGGCTGCACAGCAAACCTTGATTTCGGTCTACGAGTCGTTTAAGTCCTACCGAACATTGTTGAAACTGTGGCAAGGTGGAGAACTGGCAGAGAAACCTAGGATGCCAAATTACCGCAAGAAGGGAGGGTTGGCAGTAGTCAGCTATCCCAAACAAGCGCTGAAGTTGGTTGATGGGATGATCCGGGTTCCGCTGGGGCAGTTAGTGAAAGTGTGGTTTCAGATTGATTCGTTCACTGTCCCCATGCCCTCCAATCTCAAATTTGAGGACATCAAGGAACTGCGGATTCTGCCGCGCAACGGGTGTTTCTACACTGAGTTTGTCTATCGTCTGAACCCCGTTCAGATTGATGTAGACCCGATGCGGGTGCTGGGCATCGATTCGGGATTAAACAACTGGCTCACCTGCGTCAGCAATGTAGAAACCAGCTTCATAGTGGATGGACTGCACCTGAAATCGTTGAACCGCTGGTACAACAAGCAAATTGCCAAGCTGAAAGAAGGTAAGCCTCAAGGCTTTTGGTCAAAGCGACTGGCACAACTCACTGAGAAGCGCAATCGGCAGATACGTGATGCAGTGAACAAAGCGGCTAGGATTGTGATTGACCATTGCACCCGTAACCGGATTGGTCGGATTGTATTTGGCTGGAACCCGCGGCAAAAGGACGGTTCCAACCTGGGCAAGAAGACCAATCAGAAGTTTGTGCAGATCCCAACTGCGAGACTGAAAGAGCGGATTGCTCAGTTAGCGGAGCAGTACGGGATAGAGTTTGTTGAAACTGAGGAGTCGTATACCTCTCAAGCATCGTTTGTGGATGGTGACTTTTTGCCGACATTCGGTGAAAAACCTGATAGCTGGAAGTCATCGGGGAAGCGGACGAAGCGAGGTTTGTTCAGGACTGCTCAGAATTGGTACATCAACGCGGATTGTAATGGCGCTGCCAACATCCTGCGTAAAGTAGCGACGATGCTTGGATTGAGTCTGAGCGGAGTTGGTAGGGGGTCTTTGACTGCCCCCACCCGCATTAAGTTGTGGGTGACAGCTCAAGGGAAAAGCGAAGCAACGCGGCTTCAGCCCGTTGCGTAG
- a CDS encoding prephenate/arogenate dehydrogenase yields MLRIGIVGLGLIGGSLGLDLRAKGHYVVGVSRRAETYERAIAKGAVDWGSTDPAVLSALDLVFLCPPIGSILSVALEIVPHLSHDTVLTDVGSVKESIVPALEKLWPRYVGGHPMAGTAAAGIEAAQSQLFANAPYVLTPTLHTDGEAIDCVAQVINDLGAKLLYTTPADHDRAVAWISHLPVMVSAALLLANAQEVNEPIRTLSQRLASSGFRDTSRVGGGNPELGRMMAEYNRAALRHCIIHYRATLDHLLQQIEQEDWTGLEANLAVAQAYRQQIYP; encoded by the coding sequence ATGCTGCGGATTGGCATTGTGGGTCTGGGTTTAATTGGCGGTTCCCTTGGTCTAGATTTACGTGCCAAGGGGCACTACGTTGTTGGGGTCAGTCGGCGGGCTGAGACCTATGAGCGGGCGATCGCCAAAGGTGCTGTTGACTGGGGCAGTACGGACCCTGCCGTCCTCAGCGCCCTTGATCTGGTGTTTTTGTGCCCTCCCATTGGTAGTATCCTCAGCGTTGCCTTAGAGATTGTGCCCCACCTCAGCCACGATACGGTGCTCACGGATGTCGGGTCAGTTAAGGAGAGTATTGTGCCTGCCCTAGAAAAGCTGTGGCCTCGTTACGTGGGGGGGCATCCCATGGCGGGAACAGCAGCAGCAGGGATCGAGGCCGCGCAGTCACAGTTGTTTGCCAATGCTCCCTACGTTCTCACCCCAACCCTGCATACTGATGGTGAGGCGATTGATTGCGTTGCCCAAGTGATTAATGATCTTGGGGCAAAACTCCTCTACACCACCCCCGCAGATCACGATCGCGCCGTAGCTTGGATCTCCCATTTACCCGTGATGGTGAGTGCGGCGCTGCTGTTGGCCAATGCCCAAGAAGTCAACGAACCCATCCGTACCCTCTCACAGCGGCTGGCTAGCTCTGGCTTTCGCGATACTAGCCGGGTTGGGGGGGGCAACCCTGAGTTGGGGCGGATGATGGCCGAGTATAACCGTGCCGCCCTACGCCACTGCATCATCCACTACCGTGCCACGCTTGATCATTTGCTGCAGCAAATTGAGCAGGAAGACTGGACGGGGTTGGAGGCCAACCTTGCCGTTGCCCAAGCGTACCGGCAACAAATTTATCCCTAA
- a CDS encoding phosphate-starvation-inducible PsiE family protein encodes MRRWLQPLILFWQQVLIFLQDNQQFLQFLSQIEGIATRVLAIGMLLVVVVAIVDLGRILTIDLLTPPLGQFNLQLVKIFGLFLNVLVALEILENITAYLKTHVSSQIVELVIVTSLIAIARKIIILDIDQPETVAKLLGLAIAILALSASYWIVRRLNYRRRP; translated from the coding sequence ATGCGGCGTTGGCTTCAGCCTTTGATTCTTTTTTGGCAGCAAGTTCTAATTTTTCTACAAGACAATCAACAGTTCCTCCAGTTCCTCAGCCAAATTGAGGGGATAGCCACCCGGGTGCTGGCCATTGGCATGTTGCTGGTCGTCGTTGTTGCCATTGTTGACCTAGGGCGAATTCTAACCATCGACTTGCTCACGCCGCCCTTGGGGCAGTTTAACCTGCAGTTGGTCAAGATTTTCGGATTGTTTCTCAATGTATTGGTTGCCCTAGAAATTCTCGAAAATATTACGGCCTACCTGAAAACCCATGTCTCCTCCCAGATTGTTGAGCTGGTGATTGTAACCTCCCTCATTGCCATCGCCCGGAAAATTATTATTCTGGACATTGACCAGCCAGAAACGGTGGCCAAGCTGCTGGGGTTGGCGATCGCCATTTTGGCGCTCTCCGCAAGTTACTGGATTGTGCGGCGGCTCAACTATCGGCGGCGCCCTTAG